The Gammaproteobacteria bacterium DNA window CGCTCGGCGGCGAGCGCTGGCTCCTGAAGGCCCAGGTCCACGCCGGCGGGCGCGGGCAGGCCGGTGGCATCCAGCGCGTCGATGATCTTGCGGCCGTCGAGCAGCAGGCCGGTCGGCTGCTGGGTACGCGGCTGGTCACGGGGCAGAGCGCCGCCGCCGGGCTGCCCATCGAGGCACTGCTGGTCGAGGAGCCGCTGGCCGTCGCCCGCGAGCTGTATCTGGGCGCGCTGGTCGACCGGGTGCGCCGCCGTGTCGTGGTCATGGCAGCGGCTGCGGGCGGCATGGACATCGAGGCGGTCGCCGCGCGCGATCCCGGTGCGATCCTCACCGAATACGCCGATCCGGCCGCCGGTCTGCAGCCCTATCAGTGCCGCAAGCTGGCCTTCGGCCTGGGTCTGGCGGGCGAGCAGATCGGTCAGTTCACCCGCATCGTGCTCAAACTTGCCCAGCTGTTCCACGACAAGGACCTGAGCCTGGTCGAGATCAATCCGCTGGTGGTCACGGACGACGGCCGGCTGCTGGCGCTGGACGGCAAGATCAACCTCGACGACAACGCGCTCTTCCGCCAGAAGCTGCTCGCCGACTGGCGCGACCCTAATCAGGAGGAGATCAAGGAGCGGACCGCGCACGAGTATGGCCTGAACTATGTCACCCTCGACGGCAACATCGCCTGTATGGTCAACGGCGCGGGCCTGGCCATGGCGACCATGGACCTGATCAAGCTGCACGGCGGCG harbors:
- the sucC gene encoding ADP-forming succinate--CoA ligase subunit beta, translating into MNLHEYQAKRLLSEYEIPVPRGVVARTPREAADAARALGGERWLLKAQVHAGGRGQAGGIQRVDDLAAVEQQAGRLLGTRLVTGQSAAAGLPIEALLVEEPLAVARELYLGALVDRVRRRVVVMAAAAGGMDIEAVAARDPGAILTEYADPAAGLQPYQCRKLAFGLGLAGEQIGQFTRIVLKLAQLFHDKDLSLVEINPLVVTDDGRLLALDGKINLDDNALFRQKLLADWRDPNQEEIKERTAHEYGLNYVTLDGNIACMVNGAGLAMATMDLIKLHGGEPANFLDVGGGATADKVAAAFKLILSDRNVRAILVNIFGGIVRCDLIAEGIIQAVREVDVHLPVVVRLEGTNVERGRELLATSGLSIIAADDLTDAAQKAVAAVRG